In Thermococcus thioreducens, a genomic segment contains:
- the eif2g gene encoding translation initiation factor IF-2 subunit gamma, with amino-acid sequence MAKKKEFRQAEVNIGMVGHVDHGKTTLTKALTGIWTDTHSEELRRGITIKIGFADAEIRKCPSCGRYSNSPVCPYCGAETEFERRVSFIDAPGHEALMTTMLAGASLMDGAVLVIAANEGVMPQTREHLMALQIVGNKNIVIALNKIELVDREKVIERYHEIREFVRGTVAENAPIIPISALHGANVDVLLQAIEEFIPTPEHDLNKPPKMLVLRSFDVNKPGTKPEKLVGGVIGGSIIQGKLKVGDEIEIRPGVPYEDHGRIKYEPITTEIVSLQAGGRFVEEAYPGGLVGVGTKLDPYLTKGDLMAGNVVGKPGQLPPVWEDLRLEAHLLERVVGTEEELKVEPIKRREVLLLNVGTARTMGLVTGLGKDEVELKLQIPICAEVGDRVAISRQVGSRWRLIGYGFIRE; translated from the coding sequence ATGGCAAAGAAGAAGGAGTTTAGACAGGCCGAGGTTAACATTGGAATGGTTGGTCACGTTGATCACGGTAAAACGACACTCACGAAGGCTTTAACCGGAATATGGACTGACACCCACAGCGAGGAGCTGAGGAGAGGAATCACAATCAAGATAGGATTCGCAGATGCCGAGATAAGGAAGTGTCCGAGCTGCGGCAGATACTCCAACTCACCGGTCTGTCCGTACTGCGGTGCCGAAACCGAATTCGAGAGGCGCGTTTCGTTCATAGATGCACCTGGCCACGAGGCACTGATGACCACCATGCTCGCCGGTGCCTCCCTCATGGACGGTGCCGTTCTCGTAATAGCCGCAAACGAAGGTGTGATGCCCCAGACCAGGGAGCACCTCATGGCCCTTCAGATAGTTGGCAACAAAAACATCGTCATAGCCCTCAACAAAATTGAGCTTGTTGATAGAGAAAAGGTCATCGAGAGGTATCATGAGATAAGAGAGTTCGTCAGGGGGACTGTGGCAGAAAACGCCCCCATAATCCCGATATCAGCGCTCCACGGCGCCAACGTCGACGTCCTCCTTCAGGCGATAGAGGAGTTCATACCCACTCCAGAGCACGACCTCAACAAGCCCCCCAAGATGCTGGTTCTGAGGAGCTTTGACGTCAACAAACCGGGAACCAAGCCTGAGAAGCTCGTCGGTGGAGTCATTGGAGGTTCGATAATCCAGGGCAAGCTCAAGGTGGGCGACGAGATTGAGATAAGGCCAGGCGTTCCCTACGAGGACCACGGCAGGATAAAGTACGAGCCGATAACCACCGAGATAGTCTCCCTCCAGGCCGGCGGAAGGTTCGTCGAGGAGGCCTATCCGGGTGGACTCGTCGGAGTGGGAACCAAGCTCGACCCCTACCTCACCAAGGGCGATCTGATGGCCGGAAACGTCGTCGGAAAGCCGGGCCAGCTGCCGCCGGTATGGGAGGATCTGAGGCTTGAGGCCCACCTCCTTGAGCGCGTTGTAGGAACCGAGGAGGAGCTCAAGGTCGAGCCGATAAAGAGGCGTGAGGTTCTCCTCCTCAACGTTGGCACCGCCAGGACGATGGGCCTCGTCACCGGCCTCGGAAAGGACGAGGTCGAGCTCAAGCTCCAGATACCGATATGTGCGGAAGTCGGCGACAGGGTGGCAATAAGCAGGCAGGTCGGCTCAAGATGGCGTCTCATAGGCTACGGCTTCATCAGGGAGTGA
- a CDS encoding ATPase domain-containing protein, producing the protein MGEKMGLIATGIPSLDKALAGGFSKGTSILIAGNPGTGKTHLAIHILYNNLQKGLKGAYVSFAESKKQFYKNALESGVDFREMEKQGLFRFYDMLTMPREEMKEFIDFLIRDLIEWQPEIVVFDSVTVVGQIFGEVMLRSFLHSIIGRIVNALDVLAILIGEIPYGEKRVGFGVEEFVVDGVIVLEMERKGEVIKRYLTIPKMRGRRIVKSAYEYIITNEGIDVLSVPELEFTKRSIDTSERFETGMPVLDDLIGGGLYKGSITMITGPTGSGKTILALTIASNMAKKGKNVLYITFEESIGAIQEAMTKLGLTGNIKIVAMVPEAKTPVQYYATIRKLLDETSSDVLVIDSLSAMKSHMDERDFIKALRYLQLLTKERGITFILTHTSRSAEGFISTGFSTLMDTIIVLDYQLPKHPGESMERRILVLKSRHSEHKPLLKEFYIGEGGVIIE; encoded by the coding sequence ATGGGAGAAAAAATGGGGCTAATAGCCACCGGCATACCCAGTCTTGACAAGGCCCTTGCTGGAGGTTTCTCCAAGGGAACCAGCATTTTAATAGCGGGAAACCCCGGGACAGGAAAAACCCACCTGGCAATCCATATTCTCTACAACAATCTGCAGAAGGGTCTAAAGGGTGCGTACGTCTCTTTTGCTGAAAGCAAAAAACAATTTTACAAAAATGCCCTGGAAAGCGGTGTAGATTTTCGGGAAATGGAAAAACAGGGGCTCTTTAGGTTTTACGATATGTTAACAATGCCAAGGGAGGAGATGAAAGAATTCATTGACTTCCTTATCCGGGATCTGATAGAATGGCAACCGGAGATAGTAGTTTTTGACTCAGTAACCGTTGTGGGCCAGATCTTTGGAGAGGTCATGCTGAGGTCTTTCCTCCATTCGATTATAGGTAGAATCGTTAATGCCCTGGATGTCCTGGCCATACTAATAGGTGAGATACCCTACGGGGAAAAAAGGGTGGGTTTTGGCGTTGAGGAGTTCGTCGTAGATGGAGTAATAGTCCTTGAAATGGAACGGAAAGGCGAGGTCATAAAAAGGTACCTGACAATACCAAAAATGCGGGGCAGACGGATAGTGAAAAGCGCCTACGAGTATATAATCACCAATGAGGGCATTGATGTCCTTTCAGTCCCGGAACTGGAATTTACCAAAAGGAGCATAGACACCAGTGAGCGGTTTGAGACGGGCATGCCCGTACTCGATGACCTGATCGGCGGAGGACTATACAAAGGCAGTATTACGATGATAACAGGGCCCACCGGCAGTGGCAAAACGATACTGGCCCTCACGATAGCATCCAACATGGCCAAAAAGGGTAAAAACGTGCTCTACATAACCTTCGAGGAGTCAATTGGCGCAATACAGGAAGCCATGACCAAGCTGGGGCTCACAGGCAATATTAAAATCGTGGCCATGGTTCCGGAAGCGAAGACCCCCGTTCAGTATTACGCGACAATAAGAAAGTTATTGGATGAAACATCGTCAGATGTCCTAGTCATAGATTCCCTGTCTGCCATGAAAAGCCACATGGATGAGAGGGATTTTATAAAGGCCCTGAGATACCTCCAGCTGTTGACCAAGGAAAGGGGAATTACGTTTATCCTGACTCACACGTCTAGGAGCGCCGAGGGGTTTATTTCTACAGGGTTCAGCACATTAATGGATACGATAATAGTACTCGATTACCAGCTGCCCAAACACCCGGGGGAATCCATGGAACGCCGCATACTTGTGCTCAAGTCAAGGCATTCTGAACACAAACCATTGCTCAAAGAGTTCTACATAGGTGAAGGGGGTGTTATAATTGAGTAG
- a CDS encoding NitrOD5 domain-containing protein: MSSIKITPAFVAVTTHEILQKLGKPFEATINTYLLSKYGKGIEIIEDNPRTFYTALKELFGEFAARVFIYDLIKELDIPIKSTDIEDMITALEGYLGE; the protein is encoded by the coding sequence TTGAGTAGCATCAAGATAACCCCCGCATTTGTGGCCGTTACAACCCATGAAATCCTCCAGAAGTTGGGGAAACCTTTTGAAGCCACAATTAACACATACCTTCTTTCTAAATACGGGAAGGGCATAGAAATCATAGAAGACAATCCCCGCACTTTTTACACTGCTCTCAAAGAGCTTTTTGGAGAGTTCGCGGCGAGAGTCTTCATCTACGACCTCATAAAAGAACTAGACATTCCAATTAAATCAACCGATATCGAGGATATGATAACGGCCTTGGAGGGGTATCTCGGTGAATAG
- a CDS encoding IS607 family transposase — translation MRLYRTGEVAKKLGVSKMTVLRWIKSGKLKAHRIGKEYRVPESEILRILEGKLPDKVVIYARVSSRDQKEDLERQVEYIKNYCSSKGYQVAKIITDVSSGLNENRRGLKQLFKLVESGEITKVVITLRDRLTRFGFRYLEQYFNSHGVEIEVIFDDDKKTPEKELVEDLLAIVTSFAGKLYGMRSHKKKRLVEAVKNALRDD, via the coding sequence GTGCGACTTTATCGGACTGGTGAAGTCGCCAAGAAACTTGGAGTTTCAAAGATGACGGTTCTGAGATGGATTAAATCAGGCAAGCTGAAAGCTCACAGAATTGGAAAAGAATATCGAGTTCCAGAGAGTGAAATCCTGAGAATTCTCGAAGGAAAACTTCCTGATAAAGTTGTCATTTATGCCAGAGTTTCAAGCAGAGACCAGAAAGAGGACTTGGAACGACAGGTCGAATACATTAAAAACTACTGCTCCTCAAAAGGTTACCAAGTGGCAAAAATCATAACTGACGTCTCTTCAGGCCTAAACGAGAACAGGAGAGGCTTAAAACAGCTCTTCAAACTCGTTGAGAGCGGAGAAATAACCAAGGTAGTCATAACCTTAAGGGATAGGCTGACCCGCTTTGGCTTTCGATACCTCGAACAATACTTCAACTCCCACGGCGTTGAAATCGAAGTAATCTTCGATGACGATAAGAAAACGCCGGAGAAAGAACTGGTCGAAGACCTTTTAGCCATTGTAACTTCCTTCGCTGGAAAACTTTACGGAATGCGTTCTCACAAGAAAAAACGCCTCGTCGAGGCGGTAAAGAATGCCCTCAGAGACGATTAA
- a CDS encoding antitoxin family protein yields MDKYEVTEIIAVVGMESVRAVYRHGVLVPENRLDLKEGEEVIIVLKKPSRIDRYFGIFKKEDVEKVIEEIENEGVL; encoded by the coding sequence ATGGATAAATATGAGGTCACTGAAATAATAGCTGTGGTAGGTATGGAAAGTGTGAGGGCAGTTTACAGGCATGGGGTGCTGGTTCCTGAGAATAGGCTTGATTTAAAAGAAGGTGAAGAGGTAATCATCGTCCTTAAAAAGCCGAGTAGGATTGACAGGTATTTTGGCATATTTAAAAAGGAGGACGTTGAAAAGGTCATAGAGGAGATAGAGAATGAGGGTGTTCTTTGA
- a CDS encoding METTL5 family protein has translation MKKKHLAIALSRLGGFRNPKPELEQYRTPGDVAAELLWLAYSQGDIGDKIVADLGAGTGVLSAGACLLGAERVYAVEVDGDAVEVLLGNLESLDLLDCVDVFHGDVSDFSEKVDTVVMNPPFGSQNPHADRPFLIKAFEVSDVVYSIHLAKPEVRRFIEAFVRDFNFSITHRVTLSFEIPAQFFFHRKRLERIPVDVYRFQRV, from the coding sequence GTGAAAAAAAAGCACCTCGCCATTGCCCTTTCGAGGCTGGGCGGCTTCAGAAACCCAAAGCCCGAGCTTGAGCAGTACAGGACGCCGGGGGACGTTGCGGCAGAGCTGCTCTGGCTGGCGTACTCGCAGGGGGACATAGGGGACAAAATCGTGGCCGACCTCGGTGCAGGGACAGGGGTTCTCTCGGCCGGGGCCTGTCTCCTTGGGGCGGAGAGGGTTTACGCGGTTGAGGTTGACGGTGATGCTGTGGAGGTTCTTCTTGGGAACTTGGAATCCCTCGACCTGCTGGACTGCGTTGATGTCTTTCACGGGGATGTGTCAGATTTTTCGGAGAAAGTCGACACGGTCGTCATGAACCCGCCCTTCGGCAGCCAGAACCCCCACGCGGACAGGCCGTTTTTGATAAAGGCCTTCGAGGTAAGCGACGTTGTTTACTCCATACACCTTGCCAAGCCAGAGGTCAGACGCTTTATCGAAGCCTTTGTGAGGGACTTCAATTTTTCAATAACACACAGAGTAACTCTTTCTTTTGAGATTCCGGCTCAGTTCTTCTTTCACCGGAAGAGGCTGGAAAGGATACCCGTCGACGTGTACAGGTTCCAACGTGTGTAA
- a CDS encoding PIN domain-containing protein, whose amino-acid sequence MNPVVLSEVSYGYLRLMTGLSPYNLKKKFSKISMDLSPVRELLSDFTLVNPAYSVNDLLGVISTYRLLPNDASIALTCRIEGIKKIATFDSDFERVDFLEIIDV is encoded by the coding sequence ATTAATCCTGTTGTTCTCTCTGAAGTGAGTTATGGGTATCTACGGTTGATGACAGGTTTGAGCCCGTACAACTTAAAGAAAAAGTTTTCGAAGATTAGCATGGATTTGTCACCTGTCAGGGAGCTTTTGTCAGATTTTACGCTTGTGAACCCAGCGTATTCCGTGAACGACCTTCTTGGGGTAATCTCAACTTACCGGCTCCTCCCAAACGACGCTTCCATAGCATTGACGTGCAGGATTGAAGGTATCAAAAAGATAGCTACCTTCGATTCTGACTTTGAACGAGTTGACTTCCTTGAAATAATAGACGTTTAG
- a CDS encoding DUF434 domain-containing protein has product MLFEAYRDLKYLLNRGYRKKYALEFVANHYRLSREERHLLARCVFPDSWIEEVGKKILGPNELRGKVLAIDGFNVLITLESLLEGKAILCEDGLVRDLKYQGKYRLKEETENLLREIAGALLELEVSEAVFFYGRSVSQSGIIRKLTEEALEVEDVAGEVRLVKSPDFELKTHDTVATADVGIIEKVPSIFDLATYTGLRLGKEAKSFFRLFKSAALRE; this is encoded by the coding sequence ATGCTCTTCGAGGCCTACCGTGACCTTAAATACCTCCTCAACAGGGGCTACAGAAAGAAGTATGCCCTCGAATTCGTGGCCAACCACTACAGGCTAAGCAGAGAGGAGAGGCACCTGCTGGCCAGGTGCGTGTTTCCCGACTCATGGATCGAGGAGGTCGGGAAAAAAATTCTGGGGCCCAATGAGCTCAGGGGGAAAGTTCTGGCCATAGACGGCTTCAACGTCCTGATAACCCTCGAATCGCTCCTTGAGGGAAAGGCCATACTCTGTGAGGACGGGCTCGTGAGGGACTTAAAATATCAGGGAAAGTACAGGCTCAAAGAAGAGACAGAAAACCTGCTCCGTGAAATAGCCGGGGCGCTCCTTGAGCTGGAGGTTTCAGAGGCGGTTTTCTTCTACGGCAGAAGCGTTTCCCAAAGCGGCATCATCAGAAAGCTCACCGAGGAGGCACTAGAGGTCGAGGATGTGGCAGGGGAGGTCCGACTCGTCAAGAGCCCGGATTTCGAGCTTAAAACTCACGACACCGTGGCGACCGCCGATGTCGGCATCATCGAAAAGGTTCCCTCCATTTTTGATCTGGCGACCTACACGGGCCTCAGGCTGGGGAAGGAAGCAAAGTCATTTTTCAGACTTTTCAAATCGGCAGCCTTGAGAGAGTAG
- a CDS encoding HD domain-containing protein has protein sequence MYTEKELLGEIKKLLEDEELYGLYERAFREYRYYFETTNYIVLNVYQFNDHGPIHVLLTTRRALELLNIIRKFGIQTTAEKLGKPFRWSKFIVAFGALFHDIGNMVHRVNHYGFSAFLAEPIVEKLVAEFEGDDPLLLKALTLNAIYTHDEHVPCTTIEGSLVTVADGCDMEAGRSRLAHKRDRVDIHAVSALAIEKVDIKEGTEEQPIVIEIWMKHLAGIFQVDEILTKKVKSSLLSGKVKLRIHVGEELMEKVI, from the coding sequence ATGTACACGGAAAAAGAACTGCTGGGCGAGATTAAGAAACTTCTCGAAGATGAGGAGCTCTACGGGCTCTACGAGAGGGCATTCAGGGAGTACCGCTACTACTTCGAGACCACCAACTACATCGTCCTGAACGTTTACCAGTTCAACGACCACGGGCCGATCCACGTCCTCCTAACCACCAGGCGCGCGCTGGAGCTTCTGAACATCATCCGGAAGTTCGGAATCCAGACGACGGCAGAAAAGCTCGGCAAGCCCTTCAGGTGGAGCAAGTTCATAGTCGCCTTTGGGGCCCTGTTCCACGACATAGGGAACATGGTTCACCGCGTCAACCACTACGGGTTCAGCGCCTTCCTGGCCGAGCCGATAGTGGAAAAGCTCGTCGCGGAGTTCGAAGGGGACGACCCGCTGCTGCTCAAGGCACTGACACTGAACGCTATATACACCCACGACGAACACGTCCCGTGCACCACCATAGAAGGCTCGCTGGTTACCGTAGCCGACGGCTGCGACATGGAGGCCGGAAGGAGCAGACTGGCCCACAAGAGGGACAGGGTCGACATACACGCCGTTTCAGCACTCGCCATAGAGAAGGTCGATATCAAGGAGGGTACTGAAGAGCAACCCATAGTCATTGAGATATGGATGAAGCATCTCGCAGGCATCTTCCAGGTTGATGAGATACTGACAAAGAAGGTGAAGAGCTCCCTCCTGAGCGGGAAGGTAAAGCTGAGGATCCACGTTGGGGAAGAGCTCATGGAGAAGGTTATTTAA
- a CDS encoding PIN domain-containing protein, with translation MGERREWLVVPDTNFLLVPGQFGVDIISELNRVLDVRFRVIVPNIVLQELEVIERKARGKDLMAIRMAKKLAERFEVVEMGRFGEKPIDDQIFDFAVKNERVVVCTNDKGLKRRLRERGVPVVYLRSKKILELEGMLE, from the coding sequence ATGGGCGAAAGAAGGGAGTGGCTGGTAGTTCCTGACACGAACTTTCTCCTCGTCCCGGGGCAGTTCGGCGTCGATATAATATCCGAACTGAACAGGGTTCTCGACGTGAGGTTCAGGGTGATTGTTCCAAACATCGTCCTCCAAGAGCTGGAGGTCATAGAGAGGAAGGCTAGGGGAAAGGACCTAATGGCCATCAGGATGGCCAAGAAGCTCGCGGAGAGGTTCGAAGTCGTTGAGATGGGCCGCTTTGGCGAAAAACCTATAGACGACCAGATTTTTGACTTTGCAGTGAAAAACGAGCGCGTGGTTGTATGCACCAACGATAAGGGGCTGAAGAGAAGGCTGAGAGAGAGGGGCGTTCCAGTCGTCTACCTCCGCTCGAAGAAGATCCTTGAGCTTGAGGGCATGCTGGAGTAA
- a CDS encoding preprotein translocase subunit Sec61beta codes for MAKERATLPPTGAGLMRFFDEDTRAIKISPRGVIAVTLILVALEILLHAFGPQLFG; via the coding sequence ATGGCAAAAGAAAGAGCAACACTTCCGCCAACCGGTGCCGGTCTCATGAGGTTCTTCGATGAGGACACTAGGGCGATAAAGATAAGCCCGAGGGGGGTCATAGCGGTTACGCTTATCCTGGTTGCCCTTGAGATACTACTCCACGCATTCGGCCCGCAGCTTTTCGGTTAA
- a CDS encoding DUF432 domain-containing protein produces MFGEHELKTQFIKILDKKIHLVEKPGDTVLYRRDEVRVLIKRSENGLFVLPAPAEGYGVRFLMIKLQEKIAVPPKDRLTGYLSAPIDITVRSGGTEIDRFVVGREKYALYGRITSGVIARYHTSGFYTEVPEAPGVVKLIINNPTGDWKLVEKVVIPIKGSAMFYSKDKAYYPLVVLTTREPYEVNNTGNPPDGTLGKTHEAEPIPNFRMRW; encoded by the coding sequence ATGTTTGGAGAGCACGAGCTGAAGACCCAGTTCATCAAAATCCTGGACAAAAAAATTCACCTCGTTGAGAAACCCGGGGACACCGTTCTCTACAGACGTGATGAAGTGAGGGTTCTCATAAAGAGGAGTGAGAACGGACTGTTCGTCCTTCCGGCTCCAGCTGAGGGCTACGGCGTGAGGTTCCTGATGATAAAGCTCCAGGAGAAGATAGCGGTTCCCCCAAAGGACAGGCTCACCGGATACCTATCCGCCCCGATAGACATCACCGTCAGGAGCGGAGGGACAGAGATAGACCGCTTTGTCGTCGGGAGGGAGAAGTACGCGCTTTACGGAAGGATAACGTCCGGGGTCATAGCCAGGTACCACACCAGCGGATTCTACACGGAAGTCCCCGAGGCACCGGGTGTTGTAAAACTCATCATAAACAACCCCACCGGGGACTGGAAGCTGGTGGAGAAGGTCGTCATTCCGATAAAGGGAAGTGCCATGTTTTATTCAAAAGACAAAGCCTATTACCCCCTGGTTGTGCTCACAACGAGGGAGCCCTACGAGGTGAACAACACAGGCAATCCACCTGACGGAACCCTCGGGAAGACCCATGAGGCGGAGCCGATACCCAACTTCAGGATGAGGTGGTAG
- a CDS encoding 30S ribosomal protein S6e — translation MATFKLVISNPKNGIARQVEISGEEAEKLVGKRIGEEIPASELGLNLTEIFGEEIPGDVKLRITGGTDKDGFPMRPDVHGPRRVKILVSKGPGFRPKEKGERRKKTVRGNTISPEIVQINMKLVF, via the coding sequence ATGGCGACCTTTAAGCTCGTTATATCCAACCCGAAGAACGGCATAGCCAGGCAGGTTGAGATAAGCGGTGAAGAGGCTGAGAAGCTGGTAGGAAAGCGCATAGGGGAGGAAATCCCCGCGAGCGAGCTCGGGCTCAACCTCACCGAGATATTTGGTGAGGAGATTCCGGGCGACGTTAAGCTCAGAATAACCGGTGGAACCGACAAGGACGGCTTCCCCATGAGGCCCGACGTTCACGGCCCGAGGAGGGTCAAGATCCTCGTTTCAAAGGGGCCGGGCTTCAGGCCGAAGGAGAAGGGTGAGAGGAGGAAGAAGACGGTTAGGGGCAACACCATCAGCCCCGAGATCGTTCAGATCAACATGAAGCTCGTCTTCTGA
- a CDS encoding RsmB/NOP family class I SAM-dependent RNA methyltransferase, giving the protein MGKLKLSDRQLYALIEAVKLGEEVKPSQQAKRKAFAKYKINGWENSKLTGIFYSIQRRLGLIDEVIEELVGVSPLVLDPWLRATLRVAVEIAVFRDPSEKTRGHLRGLARFLSKRTHPYVGYYYYDFLPKVFEYVPVIDTEEKRLKWDYLFPEWFIVKMRGLVGDEAEELLKALNETLPTSIRVNLLKASVEDVEHYLRKKSVRFERSERVETVIRILDPFNPEWLFNKGFAVAQEEAAAVASLVLAPKPSETVVDLAAAPGGKTAHMAELMKNEGKIYAFDVDKARIKRMNEVLRRTGVEIAETLRADGRKAPDILGEGIADRVMLDAPCTSDGTIAKNPELRWRLREKNIPKVVELQKELLESAWKLLKPGGRLLYSTCSMFREENEGVVEWFLGRHPDAGLIPLTGPYDPGFLPGTMRAWPHRHKTIGFFYALIEKRGD; this is encoded by the coding sequence TTGGGAAAGCTCAAGCTCAGTGACAGACAGCTGTATGCACTTATTGAGGCCGTGAAGCTCGGCGAGGAGGTAAAGCCGAGCCAGCAGGCGAAGAGGAAGGCCTTCGCGAAGTACAAAATCAACGGCTGGGAGAACTCCAAGCTGACGGGGATATTTTACTCCATCCAGAGGAGGCTCGGGCTGATAGATGAGGTTATCGAGGAGCTTGTTGGAGTTTCCCCGCTGGTACTCGACCCCTGGCTGAGGGCTACCCTCAGGGTGGCCGTTGAGATTGCGGTTTTCAGGGATCCCAGCGAAAAAACCCGGGGGCACCTTAGGGGCCTTGCCCGGTTTCTGTCGAAGAGGACGCACCCCTACGTCGGCTATTACTACTACGACTTCCTCCCGAAGGTTTTCGAATACGTCCCTGTTATCGATACGGAGGAAAAGCGGCTGAAATGGGACTACCTGTTCCCGGAGTGGTTCATAGTGAAGATGAGGGGGCTGGTGGGGGACGAGGCCGAGGAGCTCCTCAAGGCACTCAACGAGACCCTGCCCACGAGCATCAGGGTCAACCTCCTGAAGGCAAGCGTTGAGGACGTTGAGCACTATCTGAGAAAAAAGAGCGTCCGCTTCGAGAGGAGCGAGCGGGTAGAGACCGTCATCAGGATTCTTGACCCCTTCAACCCGGAATGGCTCTTCAACAAGGGCTTCGCCGTAGCCCAGGAGGAGGCTGCTGCCGTCGCATCGCTTGTACTGGCTCCGAAGCCCAGCGAGACCGTCGTCGACCTGGCAGCTGCTCCCGGTGGCAAGACAGCCCACATGGCGGAGCTGATGAAAAACGAGGGGAAAATCTACGCCTTCGATGTTGATAAAGCCAGAATAAAGCGCATGAATGAGGTTCTCAGGCGTACTGGCGTTGAAATTGCCGAGACACTCAGAGCGGACGGAAGGAAGGCCCCTGATATTCTTGGGGAGGGGATCGCCGATAGGGTGATGCTCGATGCGCCGTGCACGAGCGACGGGACGATAGCCAAGAACCCGGAGCTGAGGTGGCGCCTCCGCGAGAAGAACATCCCAAAGGTAGTGGAGCTTCAGAAAGAACTCCTTGAGAGCGCCTGGAAGCTCCTGAAGCCTGGTGGAAGGTTACTCTACTCGACGTGCTCGATGTTCCGTGAGGAGAACGAGGGCGTTGTGGAGTGGTTCCTGGGCAGGCACCCCGATGCGGGGCTTATCCCCCTGACCGGCCCCTACGACCCTGGTTTCTTGCCGGGGACGATGAGGGCCTGGCCCCACAGGCATAAGACTATAGGGTTCTTCTACGCGTTGATAGAAAAGAGAGGGGATTAG
- a CDS encoding mechanosensitive ion channel family protein: MANVTLPWLPPLPVELAVEDILKAAVIIVVALLAGRVIRKLIIRKSKETSLKWIINQDTADILFRMFVLGGAIWALYVLGIMNYSIGPTTVGNIAFAAGFFYFTYLIARKSRDYMIEGSGGEPGPDVVIRAKLFYYVLVTIAFFMALSFAGVSAQLSALLAAAGITGIILGFSAQTVVSNFISGVFMYFDKPLQIGDAVKVGDAGGIVEDIRIFSTRIRSWDGTLIRIPNEKLFNSNIVNLMRHPVRRVDIQVGIAYSTDADRAVEIIKEVLDAIPLVLAEPEPAVYISELSDSAVVIAIRAWAPSEKWFDVRTRIVLDVKKALDREGIEIPFPQRVNWFANDLRVRIEEPPEKPEGSGEGT, translated from the coding sequence ATGGCCAACGTCACACTGCCCTGGCTACCTCCCCTGCCGGTTGAACTGGCCGTTGAGGACATCCTCAAGGCGGCAGTGATAATTGTGGTTGCCCTTCTGGCTGGGAGGGTCATCAGAAAGCTCATCATCAGAAAGTCCAAAGAGACTTCCCTGAAATGGATAATAAACCAGGATACGGCTGACATACTCTTCAGGATGTTCGTCCTCGGGGGGGCGATCTGGGCGCTGTACGTTCTCGGGATAATGAACTACAGCATCGGGCCAACAACAGTCGGGAACATCGCCTTCGCCGCGGGGTTCTTCTACTTCACGTACCTGATAGCAAGGAAGTCCAGGGACTACATGATAGAGGGCTCCGGGGGAGAGCCCGGGCCCGACGTTGTTATCAGGGCCAAGCTGTTCTACTACGTCCTTGTAACCATCGCATTCTTTATGGCGCTGAGCTTTGCGGGGGTTAGCGCCCAGCTCAGCGCCCTCCTGGCGGCGGCGGGAATAACCGGTATCATCCTTGGTTTCTCGGCCCAGACAGTAGTTTCGAACTTTATCTCGGGAGTCTTCATGTACTTCGACAAGCCCCTCCAGATAGGGGACGCGGTTAAAGTCGGAGACGCAGGTGGAATCGTTGAGGACATAAGGATATTCTCCACAAGAATACGCTCCTGGGACGGGACGCTGATAAGGATACCGAACGAGAAGCTATTCAACAGCAACATCGTGAACCTGATGCGGCACCCCGTCAGGAGAGTGGACATCCAGGTCGGGATAGCCTACAGCACCGACGCCGACAGGGCGGTGGAGATAATCAAGGAGGTACTGGACGCCATCCCCCTGGTGCTCGCCGAGCCCGAACCGGCGGTGTACATAAGCGAGCTTTCCGACAGCGCTGTCGTGATAGCCATCAGGGCGTGGGCACCCAGCGAGAAGTGGTTCGATGTGAGAACCCGGATAGTGCTCGATGTCAAAAAGGCCCTCGACAGAGAAGGCATAGAGATACCGTTCCCGCAGAGGGTGAACTGGTTCGCCAACGATCTGAGGGTCAGAATCGAGGAACCCCCTGAGAAACCGGAGGGGAGCGGAGAGGGCACCTAA